A genomic segment from Corylus avellana chromosome ca5, CavTom2PMs-1.0 encodes:
- the LOC132182125 gene encoding microtubule-destabilizing protein 60, with the protein MFSQTKDELKDRLFGKSKASQKSLTKENTKPQEIKLRTQERALKRAMFNYEVATKLYIIEQQKKQAEKLQKMIEEEEIRLLRKEMIPRAQLMPFFDRPFFPQRSNRPLTVPRDPSFRIVSGKCGTRISSGGLYDFQGSQGLKPIR; encoded by the exons ATGTTTTCACAGACAAAAGACGAACTCAAAGACAGGCTCTTTGGCAAATCtaag GCTTCTCAAAAGTCTCTCACAAAAGAGAACACCAAGCCACAGGAAATCAAACTTCGTACTCAAGAAAGAGCCCTCAAACGCGCCATGTTTAACTACGAG GTTGCAACCAAGTTGTATATCATAGAGCAACAGAAAAAACAAGCAGAGAAGTTGCAGaag ATGATAGAAGAGGAAGAGATTCGTTTGTTAAGAAAGGAGATGATTCCGAGAGCTCAGTTGATGCCTTTCTTCGATAGACCCTTCTTTCCACAAAG atCAAACAGGCCCTTGACAGTTCCTAGAGACCCAAGTTTCCGCATCGTGAGCGGCAAGTGCGGAACCCGCATCTCTTCCGGTGGACTCTATGATTTTCAAGGGAGTCAAGGTCTGAAGCCCATCAGATAA
- the LOC132181231 gene encoding pre-mRNA splicing factor SR-like 1, with protein MEIQTCGKPIDSLLEKVLCMNILSSDYFKELYRLKTYHEVIDEIYNQVDHVEPWMTGNCRGPSTAFCLLYKFFTMKLTVKQMHGLLKHPDSPYIRAVGFLYLRYAADPKTLWSWFDPYVKDEEEFSPGSNGRMTTMGVYVRDLLLGQYYFDTLFPRIPVPVMRQVVSNLEKLNLPTKHCGVTGDTTRHGSDDTARRPPSVKAALSVSFGQRAPHRASTRDSSPVRRTVTPASHDRASNDDLQRSPRSRRSQSREYSDRDRDRDRYRNRERERDLEQDRERDRDRVRDRERDRDRERDRVRDRDRDRERDRERSYDYDRRSKYSERESRREHEKSSHDDGRHYHSRSRSRSRSRSRSLQAGLAQIDRPSSPQRNGSKERTSVSSNLAKLKDLYGDLGNQKGDSSMERIPTRDNGGEEVIRLGGSTWK; from the exons ATGGAGATACAGACTTGTGGTAAACCAATTGATTCTTTGCTAGAAAAAGTCCTCTGTATGAACATTCTTTCTTCTGATTACTTCAAAGAGCTTTACCGGTTAAAGACATACCATGAGGTGATAGATGAAATTTACAATCAAGTTGATCACGTGGAACCATGGATGACTGGAAACTGCCGTGGTCCTTCAACAGCGTTCTGTCTTCTTTATAAGTTTTTTACTATGAAACTCACTGTCAAACAAATGCATGGCCTCTTAAAGCACCCAGATTCTCCTTACATTAGAGCT GTTGGATTCCTGTACTTGAGATATGCTGCAGATCCAAAGACCTTATGGAGTTGGTTTGATCCATATGTTAAAGACGAAGAG GAATTCTCTCCTGGATCCAATGGAAGAATGACCACGATGGGTGTATATGTTCGTGATTTGCTTCTTGGACAG TACTACTTTGATACCCTTTTTCCCCGCATCCCTGTTCCTGTAATGCGCCAGGTTGTATCGAATCTTGAGAAGTTGAACCTCCCCACTAAGCATTGTGGTGTAACTGGGGATACTACCCGGCATGGATCTGATGACACTGCTCGTCGGCCACCCTCTGTCAAAGCTGCACTTTCTGTCTCTTTTGGTCAGCGTGCTCCTCATCGTGCTTCTACCAGGGACTCCTCACCTGTTCGTCGTACCGTAACACCTGCCTCTCATGATAGAGCCAGCAATGATGATCTGCAAAGATCTCCCCGGAGCCGTCGCAGCCAGAGTCGTGAATACTCTGATAGAGACAGGGATCGAGACCGATATCGGAATCGAGAAAGAGAAAGGGATCTGGAGCAAGATCGAGAAAGGGACAGGGATCGGGTTCGAGATCGAGAAAGGGATAGGGATAGAGAGAGGGACAGAGTCAGGGATAGAGATAGGGACcgggagagagatagagagcgGAGTTATGATTATGATCGGAGGTCCAAATATTCTGAGAGGGAAAGCAGAAGGGAGCATGAGAAGAGCAGCCATGATGATGGTAGGCATTATCATAGTAGGAGTAGAAGTAGGAGCAGGAGCAGAAGTCGGAGCTTGCAAGCTGGCCTTGCACAGATTGATCGTCCTTCAAGTCCACAAAGAAATGGGAGCAAGGAGAGGACATCGGTATCTAGCAATTTGGCTAAACTTAAGGATCTATATGGTGATTTAGGCAATCAAAAAGGCGACTCTAGCATGGAAAGGATTCCTACGAGGGATAATGGTGGTGAAGAAGTAATTAGACTCGGTGGTTCTACTTGGAAATAG
- the LOC132180451 gene encoding transmembrane 9 superfamily member 3 → MGKIMACLFVAIVIVCSLTHVRSDASDHRYKGGEGVPLYANKVGPFHNPSETYRYFDLPFCYPAHLQEKTEALGEVLNGDRLVVAPYKLEFQRDKESKIVCKKKLTQEEVSQFRTAVLKDYYFQMYYDDLPIWGFLGKVEKEGKDDPSEYKYYLFKHLHFEVFYNKDRVIEITAKSDPDALVDLTEDKEVDLELTYSVKWKETDIPFEKRMEKYSQSSSLPHHLEIHWFSIINSCVTVLLLTGFLATILMRVLKNDFVKYAHDEEAADDQEETGWKYIHGDVFRYPKYKSLFAASLGSGTQLFTLAIFIFMLALVGVFYPYNRGALFTALVVIYALTSGIAGYTAASFYCQLEGNNWVRNLLLTGSLFCGPLFLTFCFLNTVAIGYSSTAALPFGTIVVIFLIWTLVTSPLLVLGGIAGKNSKAEFQAPCRTAKFPREIPSLPWYRKTLPQMAMAGFLPFSAIYIELYYIFASVWGHRIYTIYSILFIVFIILLIVTAFITVALTYFQLAAEDHEWWWRSFLCGGSTGLFIYGYCLYYYYARSDMSGFMQTSFFFGYMACICYGFFLMLGAVGFRAALFFVRHIYRSIKCE, encoded by the exons ATGGGCAAGATAATGGCGTGTTTGTTTGTGGCCATTGTGATCGTCTGCAGCCTGACTCACGTGAGATCGGACGCGTCCGATCACCGTTACAAAGGAGGGGAGGGCGTCCCTCTCTACGCTAACAAGGTGGGACCCTTCCACAATCCCAG TGAGACATACCGTTATTTTGATCTCCCTTTCTGTTACCCAG CTCATCTGCAAGAAAAGACAGAAGCTCTTGGGGAAGTGCTGAATGGGGATCGATTAGTTGTTGCCCCCTACAAACTCGAATTCCAAAGAGACAAAGAATCTAAGATTGTTTGCAAAAAGAAGCTGACACAGGAAGAAGTTTCTCAATTTCGGACTGCAGTTTTAAAGGACTACTACTTCCAAATGTACTATGACGACTTGCCCATATGGGGTTTCTTAGGTAAAGTTGAGAAGGAAGGAAAAGATGACCCCAGCGAGTACAAGTATTACCTCTTTAAGCATCTTCATTTTGAGGTGTTTTACAATAAGGATCGTGTTATTGAGATTACTGCAAAAAGTGATCCAGATGCCCTTGTGGACCTGACCGAGGACAAAGAAGTTGATCTGGAATTGACATACTCAGTCAAATGGAAGGAAACAGATATTCCATTCGAGAAGAGGATGGAGAAgtactcacaatcttcttcgtTGCCTCATCATTTGGAAATCCATTggttttcaataataaattcatgCGTGACTGTTCTCCTCTTAACTGGATTCCTTGCCACGATTCTCATGCGAGTCCTTAAGAATGATTTTGTTAA GTATGCTCATGATGAGGAGGCAGCCGATGACCAAGAGGAGACTGGTTGGAAGTACATTCATGGTGATGTATTCAGGTATCCAAAGTACAAGTCATTGTTTGCAGCATCACTTGGTTCTGGCACCCAGCTATTTACTCT tgccattttcatttttatgcttGCACTAGTTGGTGTATTTTATCCTTATAATCGCGGAGCTTTGTTCACGGCACTTGTCGTCATATATGCACTTACATCTGGGATTGCGGGCTATACTGCAGCCTCTTTCTATTGCCAGCTAGAAGGAAACAACTGG GTGAGAAATTTGTTATTGACTGGAAGCTTGTTCTGCGGACCACTGTTTCTCACATTCTGCTTTCTTAATACCGTTGCAATTGGTTACAGTTCCACTGCAGCATTACCATTTGGAACAATTGTGGTGATTTTTCTTATATGGACTCTTGTAACTTCACCTTTATTAGTATTGGGTGGAATTGCTGGAAAGAATAGCAAGGCTGAGTTTCAAGCTCCATGTCGCACTGCAAAATTTCCTAGGGAGATCCCATCATTGCCTTGGTATCGTAAAACCCTTCCTCAGATGGCAATGGCAGGGTTTTTGCCTTTCAGTGCTATCTATATTGAACTCTACTACATCTTTGCTAGTGTATGGGGTCACCGGATCTACACCATTTACAGCATTCTGTTTATAGTTTTCATCATTCTCTTGATTGTCACTGCATTTATCACTGTGGCGTTGACGTATTTTCAACTTGCTGCCGAAGACCATGAGTGGTGGTGGag GTCTTTCCTTTGTGGTGGATCAACTGGCTTGTTCATCTATGGCTACTGCTTGTACTACTATTATGCACGATCAGATATGTCAGGTTTCATGCAAACCTCGTTCTTCTTTGGGTACATGGCTTGCATTTGCTATGGTTTCTTTCTCATGCTTGGGGCTGTCGGTTTCCGTGCTGCCTTATTTTTTGTCCGTCACATATACCGCTCTATCAAGTGCGAGTAA